The Agromyces atrinae genome window below encodes:
- a CDS encoding bifunctional methylenetetrahydrofolate dehydrogenase/methenyltetrahydrofolate cyclohydrolase: MTAITLDGVATARAVKSELAERISALRSKGIVPGLGTLLVGDDPGSRSYVAGKHRDCAEVGIESIRVDLPATATSADVRAAIADLNSAPEVTGYIVQLPLPAGHDENAMLELIDPDKDADGLHPTNLGRLVLGIEGELHSPLPCTPAGIVEMLQRYDVPISGRHVTVIGRGLTVGRPLGLLFTRKGLDATVTLTHSRTVDLAAEVRRADIVVAAVGVAHLVKPDWVKPGAAVLDVGITRVEDPETGKGRLTGDIDPLVAEVAGHLSPNPGGVGPMTRAMLLSNVVKAAELRA; this comes from the coding sequence CGTCGCCACCGCGCGCGCCGTGAAGTCCGAACTCGCCGAGCGCATCAGCGCGCTCCGCTCGAAGGGCATCGTGCCGGGACTCGGCACCCTCCTCGTCGGCGACGACCCGGGATCGCGCTCCTACGTCGCCGGTAAGCACCGCGACTGCGCCGAGGTGGGCATCGAGTCCATCCGCGTCGACCTGCCCGCGACCGCGACGAGCGCCGACGTGCGCGCCGCGATCGCCGACCTCAACAGTGCTCCCGAGGTGACCGGCTACATCGTGCAGCTGCCGCTGCCCGCCGGTCACGACGAGAACGCGATGCTCGAACTCATCGACCCCGACAAGGACGCCGACGGCCTGCACCCCACGAACCTCGGGCGTCTCGTGCTCGGTATCGAGGGCGAACTGCACTCGCCGCTGCCGTGCACGCCCGCGGGCATCGTCGAGATGCTGCAGCGCTACGACGTGCCGATCAGCGGCCGCCACGTCACCGTCATCGGCCGAGGCCTCACCGTCGGTCGCCCGCTCGGTCTGCTCTTCACGCGCAAGGGCCTCGACGCGACCGTCACGCTCACCCACTCGCGCACCGTCGATCTCGCCGCCGAGGTGCGTCGCGCCGACATCGTCGTCGCGGCCGTCGGTGTCGCCCACCTCGTGAAGCCCGACTGGGTGAAGCCGGGCGCCGCCGTGCTCGACGTCGGCATCACTCGCGTCGAAGACCCCGAGACGGGCAAGGGCCGCCTCACGGGCGACATCGACCCGCTCGTCGCAGAGGTCGCTGGTCACCTGTCGCCGAACCCCGGCGGAGTCGGACC